From a single Ignavibacteria bacterium genomic region:
- a CDS encoding ABC transporter ATP-binding protein: MSTYYRLLKYSSKYWKFLLLSIFCTIIYALLNGASVYLSIPLLDTLFNASQSTTSVAGSTTQNTGSSFLPDFIVSFKESASAWFQSFIFSGGKTDALFKICVIIFLAFILKNVAGYMQAYFLNFVEQGIVRDLRDDAYEQLHRLPISYFKSERVGNLISIIVNDVTAVQNSVSATFLNLIREPLSIIVFLGIAISISWQLTLISLITLPFSAGIISWIGIKLRKYSTQIQEKIADITSVIQETISGVKIVKAFGTEKYENDKFRKETEGYLRMVLRITRIRNLSSPISETLSVMVGVVIIYYGGTLVLSTNQIKASEFLGFLFAIFQLIPPIKELSSVNNRIQESSAAGARIFDIIDTNPDIVNKPDATEVKEFNSDITFENVGFAYPDEPGEMVLEDINFTIKKGEVVALVGPSGGGKSTLVDLIPRFYDVTSGAIKFDGHDIRDVKMEDLRKFIGIVTQEIILFNDSIKNNICYGSKNFSEEKIYEAAKIANAHNFISDMPNGYDTEIGERGVKLSGGQRQRIAIARALLKNPDIMIFDEATSALDNESEKLVQEALDNLMTSRTVVVIAHRLSTIQNADKILVLQAGKVVQTGTHNSLLEQGGLYKKLYEMQFRDK, encoded by the coding sequence GTGAGCACCTACTACCGTCTTCTGAAATACTCGTCCAAATACTGGAAATTCCTCCTTCTTTCAATATTTTGCACCATAATCTATGCATTGCTTAATGGTGCCTCGGTCTATCTCTCAATTCCGTTGCTCGATACTCTCTTCAACGCTTCTCAGTCCACAACATCAGTTGCCGGAAGCACGACTCAAAATACCGGTTCATCGTTTCTCCCTGATTTTATAGTCTCATTCAAGGAATCTGCCTCGGCATGGTTTCAGAGTTTCATCTTCTCGGGTGGGAAAACAGATGCTTTGTTTAAAATATGTGTTATAATTTTTCTCGCTTTTATCCTGAAAAATGTCGCCGGTTACATGCAGGCATACTTCCTCAATTTTGTTGAACAGGGAATTGTAAGAGATCTCAGGGATGACGCCTACGAGCAGTTACACCGCCTGCCAATCAGTTACTTTAAAAGTGAAAGAGTTGGGAACCTGATCTCAATCATCGTGAATGATGTTACCGCGGTTCAAAACAGCGTCTCAGCTACATTTCTTAATCTTATAAGAGAGCCTCTCTCAATAATCGTCTTTCTTGGAATTGCTATAAGCATAAGCTGGCAGCTCACTCTTATTTCTCTGATTACACTTCCTTTCAGTGCGGGAATCATATCGTGGATCGGAATTAAACTCCGGAAGTACAGCACCCAGATTCAGGAAAAAATTGCAGACATCACCAGCGTGATCCAGGAAACCATCTCGGGTGTGAAGATTGTGAAGGCATTTGGCACCGAAAAATACGAAAATGACAAATTCAGAAAAGAGACCGAAGGCTATCTCAGAATGGTCCTTAGAATTACCAGGATCAGAAATTTATCCTCTCCAATCAGCGAAACCCTTAGCGTAATGGTAGGTGTTGTCATCATTTATTATGGCGGAACACTTGTTTTAAGCACAAACCAGATTAAGGCGAGCGAATTTCTCGGCTTCCTCTTCGCAATTTTTCAGTTGATTCCTCCCATCAAGGAACTCAGCAGCGTAAACAACAGAATTCAGGAATCCTCCGCTGCGGGTGCAAGAATTTTCGATATCATAGATACAAATCCCGATATCGTGAACAAACCTGACGCAACAGAAGTAAAAGAGTTTAATTCCGATATTACATTCGAAAATGTCGGATTCGCGTATCCCGATGAACCCGGGGAAATGGTGCTCGAGGATATCAATTTTACCATCAAAAAAGGGGAAGTGGTGGCACTCGTCGGTCCCAGCGGTGGAGGTAAGTCAACACTTGTCGATCTGATACCAAGATTTTATGATGTCACTTCCGGCGCAATAAAATTTGACGGTCACGATATCCGTGATGTCAAGATGGAGGACCTGCGGAAATTTATTGGAATCGTTACTCAGGAAATAATCCTTTTCAACGACTCCATTAAAAACAATATCTGCTACGGAAGCAAAAACTTCAGCGAAGAAAAAATTTACGAAGCGGCTAAAATTGCCAATGCTCACAATTTTATCTCCGATATGCCCAATGGATACGACACGGAAATTGGGGAGAGGGGCGTGAAGCTCTCAGGTGGTCAACGGCAAAGAATTGCAATCGCCAGGGCACTGTTGAAAAACCCCGACATTATGATTTTCGATGAAGCAACCAGCGCTCTCGACAACGAATCGGAAAAACTTGTGCAGGAAGCACTCGATAATCTTATGACCAGCAGAACTGTAGTGGTTATCGCTCATCGCCTTTCCACTATTCAAAATGCCGATAAAATCCTCGTCCTTCAGGCAGGGAAAGTTGTGCAGACTGGTACTCACAATTCACTCCTCGAACAGGGCGGACTCTATAAAAAACTTTACGAAATGCAGTTTCGTGATAAATAA
- a CDS encoding cryptochrome/photolyase family protein — translation MKTFLIFPNQLFEQIPDELRNARAILFEDLLFFRQYKFHKKILLLHRASMKFYHDFLNANEINAEYFETATIPKLSQLFTRLATDEVKQIITYEFNDYLLERRVRRYCDLHGMELKTIPSPLFLSDENEIKNLLGDKKHYLMAGFYQKQRKRLDILVTNNEPVGGKWSFDEDNRKKLPAGLTPPKPASFPTNKYVTEATTYVNHHFPNNPGDTSDFSYLVTFHDARTAFSNFLEQRAQNFGIYEDAIHSNETWLYHSVLSPVLNIGLLIPQFVVNEILERAPELKIPLNSLEGFIRQIIGWREFIRGIYLIKGTQQRNSNFFGHTAPIPESFYTGTTGITPVDDSIKKLLKHGYTHHIERLMILGNFMLLSGFHPDAVYKWFMELYIDSYDWVMVPNIYGMSQYADGGLITSKPYISGSNYILKMSNYPKENWCPLWDSLYWNFIHKHLEILKLNPRMGMVTNLLQKMDKEKLATHIKTAESWMS, via the coding sequence ATGAAAACATTCCTCATTTTCCCAAACCAGCTCTTCGAACAAATCCCCGATGAACTCCGCAACGCGAGAGCTATACTCTTCGAAGACCTTCTCTTCTTTCGTCAGTACAAGTTCCACAAAAAGATACTCCTTCTGCACCGCGCTTCCATGAAATTCTATCACGACTTTCTCAATGCAAACGAAATAAACGCCGAATATTTCGAAACTGCGACAATTCCAAAACTCTCACAACTCTTCACTCGACTCGCAACCGATGAAGTGAAGCAAATCATCACTTACGAATTCAACGATTATCTGCTCGAACGGCGGGTACGAAGATATTGCGATCTACACGGAATGGAGCTCAAAACAATTCCTTCTCCTCTCTTTCTTTCTGACGAAAATGAAATTAAGAACCTTCTTGGGGACAAAAAACATTACCTCATGGCGGGATTCTACCAAAAACAGAGAAAACGACTCGACATTCTTGTTACTAACAACGAGCCCGTCGGCGGGAAGTGGAGCTTCGATGAAGACAACAGGAAAAAACTGCCCGCGGGACTGACACCCCCAAAACCCGCTTCCTTTCCAACAAACAAATATGTCACCGAAGCAACAACTTATGTGAATCACCATTTCCCCAACAATCCGGGCGACACTTCTGACTTCTCTTATCTTGTGACCTTCCACGATGCACGAACCGCGTTCTCTAACTTCCTCGAACAACGGGCTCAAAATTTCGGAATCTACGAAGACGCAATCCATTCCAATGAAACTTGGCTTTACCATTCTGTACTGAGCCCCGTGCTAAATATCGGACTGCTGATTCCCCAATTTGTGGTAAATGAAATTCTTGAAAGGGCACCCGAACTCAAAATCCCCCTCAACTCCCTCGAGGGATTCATTCGTCAAATAATCGGCTGGAGGGAATTCATCCGTGGCATCTACCTGATTAAAGGGACACAGCAACGAAATTCCAATTTCTTCGGACACACCGCACCAATTCCCGAATCATTCTACACGGGTACAACAGGAATAACCCCGGTAGATGATTCCATCAAGAAGCTCCTGAAACATGGCTACACCCACCACATCGAAAGATTGATGATACTTGGAAATTTCATGCTCCTGTCAGGTTTCCATCCCGATGCCGTTTACAAATGGTTCATGGAACTCTACATCGATTCCTACGACTGGGTCATGGTCCCCAATATCTATGGCATGTCCCAATACGCCGACGGGGGACTGATCACATCCAAACCCTACATCTCCGGCTCAAACTACATCCTCAAAATGAGCAACTACCCAAAAGAAAACTGGTGCCCCCTCTGGGATTCCCTCTATTGGAACTTCATCCACAAACATCTCGAAATCCTCAAACTCAACCCCCGCATGGGCATGGTAACCAACCTCCTCCAAAAAATGGATAAAGAAAAACTCGCCACCCACATCAAAACCGCAGAATCCTGGATGTCCTGA
- the sufB gene encoding Fe-S cluster assembly protein SufB, translating into MSNTEINEIEQLANQEYKYGFVTDIDADTFPPGLDENVIRALSAKKEEPEWMLEWRLKSYRHWLKLEEPKWPNVHYPPVDFQEISYYSAPKQKKKLNSLDEVDPEILSAFAKLGIPLEEQKVLANVAVDAVFDSVSVATTYKAKLNELGIIFCSMSEAIREHGDLVRKYLGSVVPAADNYYSALNSAVFSDGSFVYIPKGVRCPMELSTYFRINAANTGQFERTLIVADEYSYVSYLEGCTAPMRDENQLHAAVVELVAMDNAQIKYSTIQNWYAGDKNGKGGIYNFVTKRGLCKGVNSKISWTQVETGSAITWKYPSCILSGDNSVGEFYSVAVTNNMQQADTGTKMIHIGKNTKSNIVSKGISAGFSNNSYRGLVRIGKKADGARNFSQCDSLLIGDKCGAHTFPYLEVSNPTATVEHEATTSKIGADQIFYLNQRGLSTEDAVSMIVNGYCKEVFKELPMEFAVEATKLLSISLEGSVG; encoded by the coding sequence ATGAGCAATACCGAGATAAATGAGATAGAGCAATTAGCGAATCAGGAGTACAAATACGGATTTGTAACTGATATCGATGCCGACACATTTCCTCCGGGGTTAGACGAAAATGTTATCCGGGCACTCTCCGCAAAAAAGGAAGAACCCGAATGGATGCTCGAGTGGCGACTGAAATCATACAGACACTGGCTGAAACTTGAAGAGCCGAAATGGCCCAATGTCCACTATCCACCCGTTGATTTTCAGGAGATAAGCTACTATTCCGCTCCGAAGCAGAAGAAAAAACTTAACAGCCTGGATGAAGTGGATCCTGAAATCCTCAGCGCTTTTGCGAAACTCGGAATCCCTCTCGAAGAACAGAAAGTGTTGGCAAATGTAGCAGTCGATGCAGTATTCGACTCCGTCTCGGTTGCCACCACCTACAAAGCAAAATTGAACGAGCTCGGCATTATCTTTTGCTCAATGTCTGAAGCGATAAGAGAACACGGCGATCTGGTGAGAAAATATCTCGGTTCCGTGGTCCCCGCTGCCGATAACTATTACTCGGCTCTCAATTCCGCTGTTTTCAGCGATGGTTCCTTTGTTTACATCCCTAAAGGCGTCAGATGCCCGATGGAACTCTCAACCTACTTCAGGATAAACGCTGCCAACACAGGCCAGTTCGAAAGAACCCTCATCGTCGCAGATGAATACTCCTATGTTAGCTACCTTGAAGGCTGTACCGCCCCAATGAGAGACGAAAACCAGCTACATGCCGCAGTGGTTGAACTGGTGGCAATGGATAACGCACAGATAAAATATTCAACGATACAAAACTGGTACGCCGGCGACAAAAACGGCAAAGGCGGCATCTACAACTTTGTAACCAAAAGGGGACTCTGCAAAGGAGTCAACTCAAAAATCTCCTGGACACAGGTCGAAACAGGTTCTGCCATCACATGGAAATATCCAAGCTGTATCCTCTCGGGCGATAATTCCGTCGGTGAATTCTACTCCGTTGCAGTCACAAACAACATGCAGCAGGCAGACACCGGCACGAAAATGATTCACATCGGTAAAAACACCAAAAGCAACATCGTAAGCAAAGGTATCTCCGCCGGATTCAGCAACAATTCCTACAGAGGTCTCGTAAGAATCGGTAAAAAAGCGGATGGCGCCCGAAATTTCTCCCAGTGCGATTCACTCCTCATCGGCGATAAATGCGGTGCACACACCTTCCCTTATCTTGAAGTAAGCAATCCGACGGCTACTGTTGAACATGAAGCAACAACCTCAAAAATCGGTGCCGACCAGATATTCTACCTCAACCAAAGGGGACTCTCGACCGAAGATGCGGTCAGCATGATAGTTAACGGTTACTGCAAGGAAGTCTTCAAAGAACTCCCGATGGAATTCGCAGTCGAAGCAACCAAACTTTTAAGCATCAGCCTCGAAGGCAGTGTTGGTTAA
- the sufC gene encoding Fe-S cluster assembly ATPase SufC, with protein sequence MIEIKNLRAAIDGKEILKGINLTVKPGEVHAIMGPNGSGKSTLAQVLAGREEYEVLEGTVTFNGKDLLDMSPEDRAREGVFLAFQYPIEIPGVSNTNLLKNAVNEIKKYRGEDPLDAMDFLKMIKEKMKLVEMPQDLLSRSVNEGFSGGEKKRNEVFQMAVLDPKLAILDETDSGLDIDALRIVASGVNSLRRPDNSFIVVTHYQRLLDYIVPDFVHVLYKGRIIKSGDKSLALFLEEKGYDWVKDHVEEFVAGTI encoded by the coding sequence ATGATAGAAATTAAAAATTTAAGAGCAGCCATCGACGGCAAAGAAATTTTAAAAGGAATAAACCTCACCGTAAAACCCGGTGAAGTCCACGCAATAATGGGACCAAACGGTTCAGGCAAAAGCACCCTGGCACAGGTTCTCGCAGGCAGGGAAGAGTACGAAGTACTCGAAGGCACCGTAACATTCAACGGCAAAGACCTCCTCGACATGTCCCCTGAAGACCGAGCAAGAGAAGGAGTCTTCCTCGCATTCCAGTACCCCATTGAAATTCCCGGCGTCTCAAACACAAACCTCCTGAAAAACGCCGTAAACGAAATTAAAAAATACAGAGGCGAAGACCCGCTTGATGCCATGGACTTCCTCAAAATGATTAAAGAAAAAATGAAACTCGTTGAAATGCCGCAGGATCTCCTCAGCCGTTCCGTAAACGAAGGATTCTCAGGCGGTGAAAAGAAGAGAAACGAAGTCTTCCAAATGGCAGTGCTCGACCCAAAACTCGCAATCCTTGACGAGACCGACTCAGGCCTCGACATCGACGCACTCCGCATCGTCGCAAGCGGCGTAAACTCGCTCCGCAGACCCGACAACTCATTCATAGTCGTAACACACTACCAAAGACTCCTCGACTACATCGTACCCGACTTCGTACATGTCCTCTACAAAGGAAGAATAATCAAATCAGGCGACAAATCCCTCGCCCTCTTCCTCGAAGAAAAAGGATACGACTGGGTAAAAGACCATGTGGAAGAATTCGTGGCAGGAACAATATGA